The Phragmites australis chromosome 1, lpPhrAust1.1, whole genome shotgun sequence genomic interval ccgggatcgatggatcggcgtgttctaagaaatataacgcgtgcaatgataagtatAAATAAAATGCAACAATCTAAGCCATAAGGTGCAAATAatgaaatgccatgaaaatatgCTTTAGaatgtaggaaaatattttttctagctagaacaagtcataagaagactagcaaaattggttttatcCATTTTgaacttgtaaagaattaatggtgaattaatgaagcttaagcctaattaattagcctcaaaaatttaattcgacatttaatggctggggatatttttaatagatagagtagtttattatgaaaccaacaaaattggtttcatgatttttggagtttgtatgaattaattatgaattttacaagttatcagcagaggctgatgaacagtgcacccggatactccggtgatgGATGGATACTTTGGggtaccggagactctgggagactctccggcagcaccctctctgttattttcggctggggctcacccggagactccggggaaggccggatactccggggaagctccagaACTGGAATGTTTTGAGGGGGAAAAAATACCCGAAACAAATTGtgatcttctccaaaccaaaagggaacatgtttgaactagttcaagggttctagaactcatttaacaacctagaaactccattcctaactcaaattcatctaattcctcaaattaggtctaaaacaTTCAAAAATGCTCAAACTTCACcacctagctccaaattcggatttcgaccaaccaaatgcGTATTCAAGCCATGGGAAGTCtagaggacttacccaaggtgctttgcTGAGGTTAGGGACCGCCGGGAGAAGGAGAAaacggtgggaaatcgaagaacttcggtgttcttcacttttcaatcCTAACatcaaaagacatccaaatcggctcaaatccttcgggaatgagcaaacaaattggaggaatggaatgcttgtgagcttgtgatcgcaatggtacaacatgcataccttgattcggctcctagagcgcggatttgagggagaaaggagagagggaatgagagggagagtgagctcttgctcccttgctttggctggttgggagaggagaggcacggtagtgggagtgagggagcaggtggggctgctgcccaagtggagggagagatggtggggccgggtgggtcccacatgttagagagaaagatgtttattttaactgcgaatttaattcttttctctcccgaatttcattctctcatctaattgatttcaaacaaagtgctctagtacgccaaaataatttacctaaaaaataattatgacgctaatgatgcacaattaagcttaatcacatgattatagaatttgggacgtgacaaagcCAAATAACACCACTAACGAAATCAAATTTTGATCCAGCTAGCTAAAATCTTAGATGTAGAACTGAAAAAATATTACGAATTGATCAGTTGCAGAATCACTTCCTGTAGacaccaaaattcatgaaagGAAGTACACCTTTGTCGATTATTGAATATGTTTTCCTCACTTAGAAAAGGCACAGAATAAATCAAGTTAGCGAAAAGAAAGTAAGTGTACCTGCTGCctcataggataaaaatccccaCTTGACCAACAACTCAAGAAGCAGtggtaaaaagaaagaaatcacaTCTTTCTTCATCAAGTAAAAAAGAAGATAGATTGTTTTACGCACCCATAGCAACCCTTTTGCCCTTCTTGGATGTTGATGGTGCATTCTCCATCAACATCCTAGAGAAATATCTGCTTGCTTTGAGTACCCTTCAGATTTTAAGCTCTCAAGCAAAGCATCACAACCTTTCTGGTCCACACCACCACCTTTGTTCTTGATCTTGCAAAGCATGGAGTATGCGGGCAATGTCTTTTCCTCAGTGTACAAGGCCTCAAGAACTCTATCATAGTTCGAGAAGCCAACATCAAAGTCCCTGTCCAACGCAAAATCACCCAGCTTCTGTGCCTCCATGACTATCGTTTTGACAAAGGCTGACCAGCAACTATCTAGATCAGGCATACATCCATTTTCTACCATCAGATTGACGTGGTCAATCGTCTCCTCCACATGGCCCCTCACGAAGAGAGTTTCCAAGATCTTATGTGCGATGTCCATGTTCTCTATAACCCCCTTCTCGATCATGCTCTTCAAGACCCTGCTTGTAGTCTGAACCCGATCATGCTCTTCAAGAGCGCCACCATGACAGACTTGAACAGAGCAGGGCTCGGCAGGTGATCCTGCTCCATCATGCGATCTTTGCATCAGCTGGCTCATTCTTCTTCGGGAAGCTGTCAACGAACAGTGCATGTGAGAATCTCCTGCTCAAGCTAGTAGAAATTAACATTAACAAACTATAAGAAAGATTGCCATCAGAGAGTCAGAGATAGACTACAGAACAACAGAGTCGAATTAAGCAGAGGTTAGCAAGGCAAGATTCAGCACCGAAAGACACAACCAATGCACGTAGGAAGTACGAACACAacaatgcatatgctcaattgTTGTGTCATTACTTTCGTTTGAAAAGGTTAATCCTATCCACATCACAGCAGCGTCGGCCAATGGATCGAGACGAGCTAAGGGGAACAATGTCTCCCGCACGTTGGTGAACACCGCGAGGATCGCCGGGTAGTACCGTGACGAGTTGAGCACTAGGTTCGTCTCAAGCAGTCGCTCCGTGCTGTGCTCCCCCTCGCCACCGTCACCGCATTGACCTGCGGAAGTCCTCGTATGGGTCGGTCGAGCGCTTCGCTACCGCGAACCCACCGTCCGTCACGGTGGATGCCGTCGAGCCCCGCGGCAGCTCTGCGACACGTTGCGACGCACAGAAGTTGGCGGCGCGCGGCAAGGGCCGGACACGGATGCGCGCAcccttgtggtgttcttgcacAGGCAGTTGTAGAAGTCCGACGAGTTAGAGGAGAGGCTCCTCGAGGAGAAGAGATTCCCCGAGTCCTCATCGTACTCGtcagaggaggatgagctgCTCACGAACCTACGCGACGAGTGTGTCGAGAGCCTGCGCGATGAGTTGTTGGCCCGCTCCTTCCACCTCACCACCGGTGGCAGCAGCGGAAGGTGCACCATGAACGGCGAGGATGGCGGGAACTTGTGGCCCTCCCACTCACCGGTCTCGTACAGCATCCCGTTCTTCGTGAGCCGCCTCTTCGCCTTTCAGATGGCGGCGTCCGTGTCGAGCGGTGCAAGAGGGAGAATGGACGGGTCGGCCGCGTCAACAGAGTGACGGCCTGCGCAGTCGATGGTGATGTGGAACAGCGGCGCTGGGTGCAGCGCGGAGACGACGGCGGGCTCGGAGGACGGTGACAACCTGGATCTGCCTCCTCCAGGGTGCCCACGCTCATCTTGGTCACCATTGCTCTCTTCTCCCTGCGCCAAATCTGACGTTGTGAGGATCAGACAACTACTCAGGACGAGGAGGCTGTGGATATAAGGACAACGACGCGATGAGAGGGCAACTCACCGTGGAGAAGTCGGATCGAATCTGCTGTCAGGAGGTACAAGACCCACTCGCCGTCGTCCGATCCCCGTCCACAATCTCCCCACCACCGGCCTTCAGGTGGAAACCCTCTCTGACGACGCGGCCATCGCGGACGATGATGCAGCTGACCATGGGGTTGGGGCTGGTGTGGCCGATCGCCTTGCGCGCCAGCTCCACGCACCACCGCATGTAGCGCCCATCCATGTCGCCCGACTGCGCTAGGCACCATACGTCGGCCGCGAGCCTGCGCCCGTCCCCAACTGCGAGGCGGGCATTGGAAGGGGAGGCCATGGAGGCGGCGTTGATGGGGCATGGGGTGAGGTGGGGGGCGGTGGAAGGGGAGGAGGTATTGTGGCAGCATGGATCGAGCGAGCAAGGAGTGTGGTGTGAATCTGGGAGAGTTGTGGCGGTGTGGATCGAGCGAGCGTGGATCCAGCGAGCGGGGATCGAGGTGTGTTGGATTGCGTGTTGACAGGGCGCTGACGATGTGCACGGATGGGAGGACACGTGATTGGACAGATGACGCGCGGGTGAGGGCGGAAGGCAGATGGACGAAAGATGCGGGCGGACGGACGAAGGGCTGGCAGACCAACGAATGAGGGAAGGGGGCGGACGAACGAATTCCTTGCGAACGTTTTAAGTGTAGTAGACGAGCAAAACTATCTAGATGACCAAGTGACCAATTGATAATCCCAACAGGTTTGGCATAAAATGTACTTTCTCATACTTTTCACCAGCGTAAGTGATACAAATTATAGTTTTCACCTAAAAATGTAATCTTCAAAGTTGCTTCTTGCATATCGTGCCATGTCCAAATCGAGATTTGTATATAGAGGAGAGCTAGTTATCGCCCAATTTTATCTGTTTAAAGTTTTGTGCCGTGTATGAAAATTTTAGAATGGTTCCGTGCATTCACCTGAGCAGTATTCGTCATCCCGAGTATACATGTTTCCGTTTGTTGAGATGTCTCGAGACAAGGACAAGTGGTTCTCATAACTTTATCCATTGTATGACATCACATGAGAGTGTCTTGATAGATGAAAAGTGTCCAGCTATTTTCAGATGCTCTGGCACATCCTGGATGCAGCTATATATCCGTCGTACCGTAGCAACACTGGTACGTTACCTATAACCGACTTCACATTAGCTAGAAATTAAAAGAAACCTTCACGTCTTAATCTTCGATCTACATTTGAGCTCAAAAATACGAGCTGCGGAAATACCACATCAGCGTGTTTTTCCTACCGTTTGGTCAACCATCGAAAGTCATGACTTTTGCCTCCCGCCTGTACTGAAACTCAACCGTGCACCCACGCGAATCCAGCTCATATGGGCAGCAACGAGCAAGCACAGCAACTCAAACAAACCCGGGCGTCCATACGGTTATGCAATGGGCACCTGCAATGATGTGGTTGGGCCGCTTGGGCATGGATGGCCGCATGGGCCACGGATTTCCTATCCGTGGCGCATGCATCACCCTCGTTGGCGCAGGAGTCGAAGCCAAGGTAGGCAGGTCGCTGCACGCGCGACGCATCCTCCACCAGCACGGCACGGCCACAGCCTGATGGAAGAAGGGTCGGGCGGGCATTCCGCCTGGCCCGTAACATTTTGTCGGTACAAGTTAACTGCAGCCCCCGCCGCTCCAGGGCAGTACCCTGCGGGCGGCTGCCACGGCCGAGACGGGACGCGTCGGCGTGCGCGCGAGGCTTGGGCTCCAGTTGGAGCGAGCGATTTGGCCGGGCGGAGTGGGGGCCGGGGTCGAAACGGGGCGCGCGCGATGGGTTGATGCGTATCAGCAGCGAATGGCGAGCTGGGGGTTGGTGGCAGCTTCGGTTCCGCGCCGCGCGTGGTACAATGATGGCGCGGTGTGGTGCCCAATCGAGCCGAGCGTCTGCGCCTCTGCGGCGCGGCAGACGGGGCGCAAAAAGGCACCGCCACCCTGCGCGGGGCAACGGAGCGGAGGGGCCAATGGAATTAAACCTGCGACTGTGGCACCGGCTTGTGTTCTTCGGGCCTTTTCGGGATCGATTGCGAGCATTTATGGGGGCTCTCTCCGGGCGGTCCCATCTCATGTCTATGAGGTGTCGCCGTTCGGTGCGCCAGCTGATGCTGAGAGACTTGCATGTACAGTGCATCGCGGTTACAAGTTGCTTTCGGCTCGTATCCGG includes:
- the LOC133890300 gene encoding large ribosomal subunit protein mL102 (rPPR5)-like, translated to MIEKGVIENMDIAHKILETLFVRGHVEETIDHVNLMVENGCMPDLDSCWSAFVKTIVMEAQKLGDFALDRDFDVGFSNYDRVLEALYTEEKTLPAYSMLCKIKNKGGGVDQKGCDALLESLKSEGYSKQADISLGC